DNA from Nymphaea colorata isolate Beijing-Zhang1983 chromosome 4, ASM883128v2, whole genome shotgun sequence:
ACTACAAGGAATTATATGAAAGATAAGTATCAGCATACAGAACATGTGAAATCTAGTGGTGTCAAAAATCATGCCCATATACACAATGATCAACCATGCAACTGTGAACAAAGATGTTCTATGGGAGGATGAACCATACACTTGTGGGCATGAATGCCTTTATAGAAATATCAACCATAAACATGAATGTTGGAAAAGATAAATGCTCCCACACCTGTACAAAAGAGGCCGTGAAACCATTACATTGAACAATCTGCTCTGTTTCAACAAAATTTGCAGTATAACCTTCTGCATCGGCACCTCTTCTCCACATTCGTGTACCTTAATGTAACAGATTCATATCACAAATTAATTGTACCTTGAACAGGATGAGAAGAAACAGCACTAGAAGCTGACAGCAAGTCATTCAAGATGAAGTCGTGCTGCCATATATCTgatttacccatttattctgTAAATTCCACTTCCTCTAATTCTATTGTTTCTATTTTGCAGTTCTCATGCAAGATAAACATATGCCGGAATGTGTTAAAGATATTGAGAccattacctttttctttttgtatgtgTACCGGATGCTTcctagaaaaacaaaatagtcCTTTTACTCCTGTTTTCTTACTCCCAATGCTAGATATTCTCTTACTCTGAGTGGCTAGTCTTTTTATTGACAAACAGTACCCATAGTATCCAAGTGTAGTGGATAGAATATCTCACATTTGCTCTTCCACAATGTAACCACAGTCCTATCCTTTTATTAAGGTCTAGTAACCTCACTAAGGGAAAGAGCACGACTTGAAGTTTCGCACTTCTCACAGAGTAAAAGCAAAAAATCCAAATGTATCAAAACCTTTGCCACATGTATGGACTTGAATGATTAAACAGAATGCATAATTGAATGGGGGTTGGAGGTCAACACTTTTCTTTATTGACATAAGACAAGCAACAAGTCAAATAAATTATGAGTCCACTATTCAAAGGCACGTCGAAAATACTGGAGGGAACAGTAGATGGAAAGTCAGCAAACAAAACTGATGCCTCATCAAAGCTATCAGCAAGGAAGAACAAGTTTTTCAGAATTAAACAGTGCTAATCAAAACTCCAAGCTGTTCACGTACCAGTTCGCCTTGTGCATCTTCTAGCTATCAAAATCACATCCACAATTTGTTTCCCGATATTTGCTTGAAAGCTTTGATAGCGTAACTTAAAGTTAAGAATAGCAGACAGATATAGTCAAAATGGGTTGTGTGCATAGGAACTTTGAAAACTACCATCATTAAATTTAAATGGCATCTCACAAATGAAAGGATATTCCCTTGGATAACCGGCAATATGTATGGATCAAGCTGCATAACAAATTGGAGGATTAGAACTTCATAATAGGTGTATGCATGCATGTCAAAGTACATCAAGCAATATTTATATTACAAATCAATTGTAGACTGCTACCTTGTTGTCTATAAGGACTTCTAGCATGTAATTATTCCAGAGAAATCTTGGGTCAGCCTGCACAAGGAACAATGATGAAGGTGAACATGGATCAAGATTGAACTTGTGTTGCTAGTACTATGCACATCATTCTGACATAAAACAGTTCTGTCAGAATGATGCCACTGGCGCTTCTAAAACCAGTAATAACGTACACCAAATGAGTCCTGATGGATAGCGacaaaattacaaataattctttttatacaagagaaaacaaggaaaaatgatGCTAGCTATAAAACATATTAAGAAGCACTTGCCTGCCTCCAGAGTGGCAGATTCTTCGACTCATACCGTGATCCATGTGATCTTTGCAAACTGCAATATAAGCCAAACCAAGATCTGTAAGCAGAAATTAAATGTGAAGAAAATAAACTTTGAGCCATGAATACAGATAGCCGACAAGGGCCCCCTGATTCAACCAACATACTCTTGAGCAAAGCCAAAAGAAAGACCATGAGCATAGAATACCAGCAGGTCAAAGATGTTAATCTGCACGCTATCCATGCCCTCCTATCATAAACACAATCCTATAAAGAAGTAAAAACCATCAATAACCAGTTACCTAAGCGTTAAATCGATTTCATAGGAAAAATACAGCCCAGGTGTCTTCTCTGCAGCACTGAGGAGCCCCTTCAACTCAGACTCCAACTTGTTCTATCAAAAGATTATGCATAAAAGCAAAATCACATCTTTCCCCATAAATTTCGAAAGGCCAAGAAGATACTAGCAAACAAACCTGCTCTGCAGTTGAGCTGCTAACTGCTTGATTACACGGCAATATTTGAAGAGACGATACTTTGAAGATGGGATATCCAAAATGGGATCCAACACATTCCCGATTCGTGATCACCAGCGCGTATGTACCTAGATTCACGTACCGGTAGAAAGAGATGAAACTTACGAAAGCCAAATTTCCCATAATTAACATAGATGTCTTCGAACTGTGCAAGTCTGAGCACATGGTTCTCTTTACGATGCACTGGACGTGATCGATCAGCGACAACAACGGCAATCAAATAACAGTGATGGCCAGAATTGGACGTCAAATTGATGCGAACTATTCTAAGTTTTTGGCTAACCTGCGACGAGCTTCAGCATTCCAATCAAACCAAATATGTTTCGGATTCTCGGGCTTGTGGCGCCATAATCCGGAAGTTCatctaaaaatatcacaaaaaacaAGACACTAGATTAATCACTCACACTCCTAGCACGTTCAAAGCATACGGGACTTCACACAATGAAGGACAGTGCAGAAATCGCCTCTAACCGACGGATTTTAACGAGCCATCGACGCGGCTGATCATCAGGTAAGAATTGGAAGCGCCATCAATCGCCTCGATCATATACTGATCCGAGAATTCCCAGAGCCGCATCTTCGTGCACAGCTTCGGCTGCAACTCTTGCTCTTTCTCCATGGCGCGGCTCTCTGCGGCACAAACTTCTCGTCAAGTCAATCACTTCAAACACCAGATAAGTCGCCAGAAACGAATGGCAAAACAAGAAGAGCTCGTTCGAGTGTGACGAATCGAACTCAAAAGCCagaaaaggaggagaggagaaaaaggggaaaggCACTCCCCCCaatgtttgaatatttgtctAACCAACTAACCAGCGAGAACCCGAGTCTTGGGTATTGAACGCAACGCCTTGTGAGGAAGAGAGGAGGCGCGAGACGTGGAGATCCGGAGGAAATGGCGTCTGCCGTTACTAGGCCGAGGAATGTAACGGTTGCGGAAAGAGCGGAAGGGAAGatctgatggtggtggtggtggtggcggtgatCGGGCTCCtccggtggtggtggtggtggtggcggggGCGGGGAATTTGACCACCTTGTAGTGGCAGACCACGGTGCCACGCCAACATGCGGCCCCGCTCTCAATTCTCATCAATTATCTTCATCATCGTGCCAACGACACACTGATTTTGCGTTTACCGCGACTCACGCTTCAACTAATCTCCCAAACCACCATCTAAAATCCTCTTGAGTATGAGAGCAAGCGACTGAGCTTCCATCTGAACCGTTCAAGGCCTAcacttttgttttcattttgattcggtaatatatatatatatatatatatatatatatatatataatacattcaTACATATTCAGTACTTCAATATTAGAAAATACATCTataatgtttgacattgattgtaACGATAAAcaccaaaatattatttatgtAGAAAATTGTAATAgaaaattcttttgttttttatttgtcatAGATTATATAACATTTATTTGAACAACATTATTAAAGAAGGCCATGAGTGTGGAAAAACATTCTTAAAGAGGACCATGAGTGTAGCACAAAAAATTCCTCCGTCAAGTGAATTGCGAGTGAACGTTTCTTTCCCAATCTCTAAACCAAGACCTCCAAGATCCCAAAACATGTTTACCaatgctttttgtttttaatggcAAGACAACTTTATCATCTACttaacttgatggtgataaagaTACTTGGAGGGCATTTAATTACTTTATGTTTAACTTCTACGCATGTTTTTATTGATATGACAAAAGATCCATACTACAAATCTATGATTCCTCAATCTATCCAGATTTGGTTACTTGGTTTACCTTTTTGCATTGAGTAAATGTCTTATTTAAGATCATAGAGGGGAGGCCTCAATCGCCTGAACCTGTGGATCTCAAACCAAGAGGATTTTAGATCAATGACAATTCAATGTTCTctaaggttgcgtttgatagctttggatcttagatcagtACAGATTTAAAGTTGGATGGAGGAAGGGGAGGGGTCCAACCTTAAATCTACGGATTTGAGATCTTAAACAAACACTCTCTAATAGTATATTTGATAGCTTCAAATCTTTAATCCAAAACTGACCTGAAATATCTTTTATGTGGGCTTACAAAGTAAACAAACATAGAAGTTTAGATCTACAAGAAAACAAAGATTTGAGATTATCAATATGTGGCAAAAACTCAAGATTGGAAAGAATTTGGGTTGGGTCAAGATGAAATGCGAGTAGAAGGTGTGTCCTCTCTTTCATTCTTATGAGTAATACTCTCCTAAGCCGTCAAAGGGTGGGGTACCCATTAAGCTAAAGAACCACTTAAACCCCGACACAACCCATGACCCTAGATGCGGAGGAACCTTTTAACCTCTTTTCCCACTATTCTAGTTTAAAAGGCCTGTTTCTTTTGTCTACATCATTTATATCACTATGTCATGATGTCTTCTTTTCTACGTTGTTCTCCTTCTTTTGTGCAAACAAAGTTGAAAGGCGAAAGTTAAGATGGCCTGACAAAGCGTGGAGATCTCCTTCCTACCAATTAGACCTGAGCAAccggccggcccggcccggtaaaaCCCGGCCTGGGTTGGCTCGTCGAGCCCGAAACTCAGCCCGGGCTCCACCCGATAGCCTGGGTCTCGGCCCGGGCCCCGACCCAGCtcgtttgataataaaaaatatttttaaattataaaataaatttttagtaatataaaatatatttttaataataaaatacatattattaaatttaaaaaaaataaaatttatttttttaattataaacgggccgggccgggccgggccggacTGACCTGGGCCGCACatcaggcccgggcccggcccgccAGGCCGTTTTCTCGGCCCAAACCCGATCTGGCCATGTATCGGGTacccggcccgttgcccagatttggttttcatggttttttttggACAACATGCAACTCTTGAAACTTGTATTCAAAAAATCGATGATTTACAATAGTATTTCTTTTGATTAAGTAGCGTTCACTTAGCTGTAAAGTTAGATAGCCCTTGAGTTTAAGCAAATAGAACATATTGACcagtttttaagaaaaaaaaaaaaggtttgaatCTTGGAGTTCTATGTCCTAGGTCTAGCGATCGGTGATCTAATGGAGACTGAACCGCAAAGTttgtcttcttgtttttttgattTTCCAAGTAACATGGATCGATTTATTGCGTACGCTCGAGAATGTATTTTGGACTTGCCATGCATTACATGAAATTTAATACTTCAAACACAGAGATTCTTACATGTTAGCAAAGCTCTTTGGCAAACCGTTGCACATCTTTATACAAGGCCAATGAAGAATCTGTCATGCACCTCTTtgatttcatatatatacatatatgtaagtgAAATCCTCTTGCCCATCTATCCCTTCAACCAATCACAGCCATCAAATACAATGCATGGAGCGGACATAGTTAAACACACTGGTGGAGGATTTTTTTTGTCTAGATTAGATTttaagtgtatatatatatatatatatatatatatatatatataaaacgagagagaggaagagaattaCATGCACAATTATTTATAAATAAGAATATGTCTGGGGAGCATTCAAACATAAAACAACCGAACATAGAAAATAGAAAGCGTAATTTTCGCTTATTagtccctctccctttctctcacaTGCTGGGCTTGAGGTTAAGACGGGTTGCAACTTTCTGACCCAAGGTTCTGTCACACTGCAAGATACATGTAAAGTAATTAATCAGATGATCCATCTTCATATGCAAAAACAGATCACTGAACATGAGAACACGAAATATACACTTATATACATCAGATCAGAAGGCAACCTGAGATAAATAAGACACCCAAATGCTTCGTATTTCATGGGTAACTCTCGGCTCAGACAACACAGTTACCCAGCGCTGTATGAATCTCTCTTGCCTGCCAAGAAACAATGAGCAAACCCATCAGTAGTTTGTCTGAAACAAAGATGCTAGCAGTAGCAGTGGTTCTAATTCTCTAGCAGTACCAGAAAGACAGCACAAGTTGATTAGTTTACCTGTCTGCAGAAAATGACCTATATCTGTCTCCTGCTGGCTTGAAATTGTTCTCCTTCTCAATGGTCATCTTTGAAGATTTGAAGATTAATGGAGTTCAGAAACAAATGGCATTTAATTGGAAGGAAGATTCAAATCAGAAGCAGTTTACAATGGAGCTTGAGTTACACAGGTGAGTTTTAAAGGAGAATTAATTTCTCACCCTCTCTCGCTTGCCGGTGTGACTGTAGGATGGAATGGGGTGTCTTTCAGCAAGGCGCACTGGATCGAACCTTGAAGGGAAGTAGTCGACCTGCAAATTTTGAGTGATTCAGAAATATATATGCACTTGATCAAGTGTAAAACTGCTTCAATTTTCTAATGAGTTGTCCAAACTTGAGGGAATCACAAACAACATGCGAGAACAGAGATGGTTATATCCATGAACCTTAATTGATTGCCCATCTTCTTGAAAACCCTTAAGTTTACGGGCTTTTTCCCTTTAAATTTGCTGCAGAGGTCCGAATTTTCATAGCTAAAAGCATCGAGGAATTGCATTTTGTTTTATGAAGACCTGAAAGTAACTAAAAGAAAAGGTGGCTTAcaagtttcagatttttttcatcataaaaaTTTCTGTATCAGTCCTTTTTACTCTGTTTTTCGTTGCAACAATTAAGCCCATGCATAACTAACGTTGATTTTGCTAAAAGAGACacatgaatatgattttttgatAACCAAGTGATCCGTcaatgtcatcatcatcatcttaaCTTCTTCTCTTTGATCTGTgcttgtatgtgtgtgtgtgagagagagagagagacacacacacacatggataCACGCAGAGCAAATTACATGATGCATCCCTGTTCCGTCTGCCCAGAAACAGACACATAGTGTAATTAGATGGTCTGCCCAAATCTTCTCTGTCTCATTTCAAAACCATGAGATTGAATGATGGggaaaaccaaaacaatttgATCATATCATTTCAATGTGTAATAATTGTGTTGAATCTGTAAATATTATCAGATTAAATGAAAGAAACTATGTTATTTTAGGCTAAGGAACAAAAGGGCACTACTAGAACTCAGAAAACACCATTCGTATACAACAAAAACACAATAGCACGCATTGATCAAGAACCAGAGAGGAACAGATCGGCGGGCGTACCTCTTCATCCCTGTGCATGAAGTTCATGGCTCCGTCGTAGTGGTTGTTGTGGTGAGCGCACTTGGGCGCATTGACCGGGAGCATCAGGTAGTTGGGGCCGATCCGGTGCCTCTGCGTGTCGGAGTAGGCGAAAATCCTGGCCTGCAGCAGCTTGTCCTCCGAGTAGTGGACCCCCGGCACCACGAACGCCGGGTTGAAGGCCAGCTGCTCGTTCTCGTTGAAGAAGTTGTCGATGTTCCGGTTCAAGACCAGGCGCCCCACCGGCTGCAGCGGCAGTACGTCCTCCGGCCACGTCGTCGTCACGTCCAGCGGATCGAAGTCGTACCGGTCGA
Protein-coding regions in this window:
- the LOC116252437 gene encoding phosphoinositide phosphatase SAC6; this encodes MRIESGAACWRGTVVCHYKVVKFPAPATTTTTTGGARSPPPPPPPSDLPFRSFRNRYIPRPSNGRRHFLRISTSRASSLPHKALRSIPKTRVLAESRAMEKEQELQPKLCTKMRLWEFSDQYMIEAIDGASNSYLMISRVDGSLKSVDELPDYGATSPRIRNIFGLIGMLKLVAGTYALVITNRECVGSHFGYPIFKVSSLQILPCNQAVSSSTAEQNKLESELKGLLSAAEKTPGLYFSYEIDLTLSLQRSHGSRYESKNLPLWRQADPRFLWNNYMLEVLIDNKLDPYILPVIQGSYQSFQANIGKQIVDVILIARRCTRRTGTRMWRRGADAEGYTANFVETEQIVQCNGFTASFVQVRGSIPFLWKQIVDLTYKPSFEIVRPEEAPQVVQRHFLDLRRTYGSVLAVDLVNKHGGEGRLNQVFANAMQKIASDEIRYVHFDFHRICGHIHFERLSLLYDQIVDFLKSHRYFLLDVKGEKLEEQQGIVRTNCIDCLDRTNVTQSMIGRRILESQLQRMGILGNGETIDNHVGFDESFKILWADHGDDISIQYSGTAALKGDFVRHGKRTINGVIGDGCNALLRYYLNNFCDGTKQDAIDLLHGHYIVAVSRGLTSSLKGEAMEAWTSFPLASALALTGMMLATMSLRQAQHDWRHLLLSAVWAGLSLGIMAFMKANGRKFCNRPRLHKP